The Paraburkholderia hospita region TCGCGAGAATCAGGATCATCTGCAGCGCGAAAGCCAGAATGCCGAAGGTGCCCGTGTACCACGAGTCGAGCAGCGTCGGCACGTTGCCTGTCGGCGCGATCAGCAGCGCCAGCACGGCCACGACGAACGTCAGGCAGATGGACAGCACGAACGGGTCAGGCATGACCCGCTCGAAAACATAGACAAGGCCTTCGACGATGCCGCGCGGCGCGGCGGGCTGGAAGGCGGCGGTGGGGGAGGTGTCTCGCTTCATGTTTCTCGCTCGGTGTGGCGTCGGTCCGCCTGTGGGCGGCGCGGACGGAATCGACACGCGGCGTGTGAGTGCGTGACGCATGCACCGCTGGAAAGCTTGACGTCACCTGAATGTCAGGTGGTTGTTGGGGCAGGAATTCCGGGGTGAAGCTCAGGCCTGGACGCAACAGATGGGTGGCGCGTCCGCGCTTTGCGTGTGATTCGTCTTGCGTTGCTGGTGTTCGTTAGTCGAACATGGTTTCGTTAAACGAACGCTTCATTATTCGTCTTATGCGCGTTGGATGTCAAGACAACGCGGCGCTCGTTTAACGTGCGACGCGCCGATTTGACGGCGCGTGCTTTCGGGTGGCTTGCGGATGAATCGTGGTGTCAAACGATTGTCAGCCACGGCCCGCGAAAACGTCTCGAATCACTTCACACGTGAGCCAACGCGCGCTCGACGCGGAACACCGACACCGTGCTCTTCAACGCAACCGTCTGTTCTTCGAGCGCGAGCGCAGCCGCCGACGCCTGCTCTACGAGCGCGGCATTCTGTTGCGTGACCTGATCCATTTGCGTGATCGCGCGGTTCACCTGCTCGATGCCTTCCGATTGTTCTTCCGATGCCGCTGCGATCTCGCCCATCAGATCGCTGACCCGGTTCACGGAGGTCAGGATGTCGGCCATCACCTGGCTGGCCTTGTCGACCTGCTGCGCGCCCGCTTCGACGCGGCCGAGCGAATCGGTGATGCGCTCCTTGATTTCCTTCGCGGCACTCGCGCTACGCTGCGCGAGCGAGCGGACCTCGCTCGCCACCACCGCGAAGCCGCGGCCTTCGTCGCCGGCGCGGGCGGCTTCCACTGCCGCGTTCAGCGAAAGAATGTTGGTCTGAAACGCGATGCCTTCGATCACATTCGTGATGTCGGCGATCCGGCCCGACAGATCGGACAGCCCTTGCATCGTCGCCACGACTTCCTGCGCGGCGCGGTTGCCTTGCTCGGTGATCATCGCCGTGCTCATCACGAGTTGCGTGGCCTGCTTCGCGTTGTCGGCGTTCTGGCGCACCGTGCTCGTCAACTGTTCCATCGACGACGCCGTCTCTTGCAATGCCGCCGCCTGTTCTTCGGTGCGCTGCGACAGATCGGTGTTGCCGCTTGCCATCTGATGCACGCCCGTCGCGATGGTGTCCGTGCCGCCGTGTACCGCGTGCACGATCCCGGCGAGACTGCGCTTCATTTCCTTCATCGAGTCGAACAGCTGGCCGATCTCGTTCGTCGATTCGTGACGGATCTGCACGGTCAGGTCGCCGCGCGCCACGTGCTGGAGGACGCTCATTGCTTCTTTGAGCGGCAGCACGACGGTGTGCTCGAGCGTGTAGTAAACGAGCAGAATCAACGCGCAAGACAACACCAGCAAGCCGATTGCGACGCCCATCAACACCGATTTGGCGCGCGCCTTCTCATCCTTCAGTTGCGCCGTTTCATCCTCGGCCACTTTGAAGAACGCATCCGCCGACTTGCCGAATGCCGCGCTCGTCTGCGTCATTGGCCCTTCGTTCGTTGCAGCATACGCGGCGACATCGCCCGAGCCGATTGCCGTGAACAGCAGATCGATTGCGTTGGCGTGCGCAGTGAACGTGTCGGCGACCCGTTTTGCCGCGTCCTGTTGAGCGGCTGTTTCCTTCGTGATGGTTTCGAACGCGGTAAACGACTTCTTCGCGAGGTCGTAATAAGTGCGTGCTGCGGCGACGGCGGCGTCCTTGTCAGCGGGGTTCGTGGACAGCGCGATGAAAGCCCGGCTCAACGCACTACGGGCTTTCAGGTTGTTGATGTAGACGTCTTTGAGATCGACCGTTTCGGCGTTGAGAGTGCTGATCCGCTCCGATAAGCCGTTGTTCTTCGTGAGCGAATAGATCCCGAGCAACGCGGTGACCAGAACCAGCATGCCAAACAGCGAGAGAACCGCGATAAAGCCCGTCCGCACGGGCAGATTCTTCAATTTCATAGTTTTCGTTTTCACAGTGAGCCACGATGTTGTCCCCCCGCAGCCGAGCGCGAGAGCAAAGGCCGCAGGACGTTGCTGCGGCCTTGTTAACGGTCACATGAATGAGAACTTGACGGTTGCGGAGAGCGG contains the following coding sequences:
- a CDS encoding methyl-accepting chemotaxis protein; the encoded protein is MKLKNLPVRTGFIAVLSLFGMLVLVTALLGIYSLTKNNGLSERISTLNAETVDLKDVYINNLKARSALSRAFIALSTNPADKDAAVAAARTYYDLAKKSFTAFETITKETAAQQDAAKRVADTFTAHANAIDLLFTAIGSGDVAAYAATNEGPMTQTSAAFGKSADAFFKVAEDETAQLKDEKARAKSVLMGVAIGLLVLSCALILLVYYTLEHTVVLPLKEAMSVLQHVARGDLTVQIRHESTNEIGQLFDSMKEMKRSLAGIVHAVHGGTDTIATGVHQMASGNTDLSQRTEEQAAALQETASSMEQLTSTVRQNADNAKQATQLVMSTAMITEQGNRAAQEVVATMQGLSDLSGRIADITNVIEGIAFQTNILSLNAAVEAARAGDEGRGFAVVASEVRSLAQRSASAAKEIKERITDSLGRVEAGAQQVDKASQVMADILTSVNRVSDLMGEIAAASEEQSEGIEQVNRAITQMDQVTQQNAALVEQASAAALALEEQTVALKSTVSVFRVERALAHV